A single Triticum dicoccoides isolate Atlit2015 ecotype Zavitan chromosome 2A, WEW_v2.0, whole genome shotgun sequence DNA region contains:
- the LOC119359614 gene encoding putative protein Brevis radix-like 5 produces the protein MHACFHGGGGSGRTRTISIIRDLTKNMKSMSLKMKAGGGGGNARARRRRRKGAEGEEDLEPQDKDVAAASASAKIAPEEREGKTRAPCDRCRSGLEDVPEEGEEEEEAAAADHTTGEEQSDGEWVAEPEPGVLMTLVSRPDGTNHLRKLRFREELFDGPRAAQRWWADNYDSIVELYSIVQSTGASHEEEDAEDGIDDDEPATPCQSEDDHHQPRRWPRLGCDSASTSAGPSSGSGSGSGGGSASTVGSPILGLVVATPPNKGERSPGQAQSHKHKCRSLHIN, from the exons ATGCACGCGTgcttccatggcggcggcggcagcggcaggacCAGGACCATCAGCATCATCCGGGACCTCACCAAGAAC ATGAAGTCCATGTCGCTCAAGatgaaggcgggcggcggcgggggcaacgcgcgggcgaggcgacggcggcggaAAGGGGCGGAAGGGGAGGAGGACCTGGAGCCGCAGGACAAGGACGTGGCCGCGGCGTCGGCGTCCGCCAAGATAGCGCCGGAGGAGCGAGAGGGGAAGACGCGTGCGCCATGCGACCGGTGCCGCTCCGGCCTGGAAGACGTCCccgaggagggggaagaggaggaggaggcggcggcggcggaccatACGACCGGGGAGGAGCAGAGCGATGGCGAGTGGGTGGCGGAGCCGGAGCCCGGGGTGCTGATGACGCTGGTGTCGCGCCCCGACGGCACCAACCACCTCCGCAAGCTGAGGTTCCGGGAGGAGCTGTTCGACGGGCCCCGGGCGGCGCAGCGCTGGTGGGCGGACAACTACGACAGCATCGTCGAGCTCTACAGCATCGTGCagtccaccggagcgtcgcacgaggaggaggacgccgaggACGGCATCGACGACGACGAGCCCGCGACGCCGTGCCAGTCGGAGGACGACCACCACCAACCGCGgcggtggccgcggctggggtgcgACTCGGCCTCCACCTCGGCCGGCCCGTCCAGCGGAAGCGGAAGCGGCAGCGGCGGTGGGTCGGCCAGCACCGTGGGCTCGCCAATACTGGGCCTCGTCGTCGCCACGCCTCCTAACAAGGGCGAGAGAAGCCCGGGCCAAGCACAATCACACAAACACAAGTGTCGTTCCTTGCACATAAATTAG